In the genome of Streptomyces racemochromogenes, one region contains:
- a CDS encoding chaplin has product MRHTRRNGLIAAMVAGGGLAVAGVGGFAYADADAGGQTERSPGLLSGNLVQLPVHAPVNVCGNTVSVVGVLNSAAGNGCTNTAAGGGNPDPRPSHPSKPGSGGHGGGASAEGSGKGSPGLLSGNGVQLPVDLPLNVSGNSVNVVGVGNGSHGNTSVNGEPPTGGKPVQPPAVQPPAVQPPVAQRPVTPPAPPAPRDPSALAHTGSDGLGYLVPGSGALLLGGALLYRRFRLS; this is encoded by the coding sequence ATGCGTCACACTCGTCGGAACGGCTTGATCGCGGCGATGGTCGCGGGTGGCGGACTGGCGGTCGCGGGGGTGGGCGGCTTCGCGTACGCCGACGCCGACGCGGGCGGGCAGACCGAGCGCTCCCCGGGGCTGCTGTCCGGGAACCTGGTGCAACTGCCCGTGCACGCCCCGGTGAACGTGTGCGGGAACACGGTCAGCGTGGTCGGCGTGCTGAACTCCGCCGCCGGCAACGGCTGTACCAACACCGCTGCGGGCGGGGGGAATCCGGACCCGCGGCCCTCCCATCCGTCGAAACCCGGGTCCGGGGGGCACGGGGGAGGGGCGAGCGCCGAGGGGAGCGGAAAGGGTTCCCCCGGGCTGCTGTCCGGCAACGGCGTCCAGCTCCCGGTGGACCTCCCGCTGAACGTCAGCGGCAACTCGGTGAACGTCGTCGGCGTCGGCAACGGCTCCCACGGGAACACCTCCGTGAACGGCGAGCCCCCGACCGGCGGCAAGCCCGTGCAGCCGCCCGCCGTGCAGCCGCCCGCCGTGCAGCCGCCGGTCGCCCAGCGGCCGGTCACCCCGCCGGCCCCGCCCGCTCCGCGGGACCCGTCGGCCCTGGCCCACACCGGTTCCGACGGGCTCGGCTACCTGGTGCCCGGCAGCGGCGCCCTGCTGCTCGGCGGGGCGCTCCTCTACCGCCGCTTCCGCCTCAGCTGA
- a CDS encoding DUF2293 domain-containing protein — MSLVVFESLKPIHCAACRRGPLRHLVRESGVPRCLDCADLGHLVYLPRGDTALTRRAREGSSLHAVVVRRHKGRRRYERQGLLVEDAALARAERACLADADARARRRERDRQRRAAEDVRFTAAFAAEIRRLFPGCPADRAQAIAAHASLRGSGRVGRTAAGRALDEQAVSVAVRAAVRHTDTEYDALLMAGVPRFAARARLAARIDAILDGWRTGGVS, encoded by the coding sequence ATGAGTCTCGTCGTCTTCGAGTCGCTGAAGCCGATCCACTGCGCCGCGTGCCGACGGGGGCCGCTGCGGCACCTCGTCCGCGAATCCGGCGTGCCCCGCTGCCTGGACTGCGCCGACCTGGGCCATCTCGTCTACCTGCCGCGCGGCGACACGGCGCTCACCCGCCGGGCCCGGGAGGGCAGTTCGCTGCACGCCGTCGTGGTGCGCAGGCACAAGGGCCGCCGCCGCTACGAACGCCAGGGGCTGCTGGTGGAGGACGCCGCGCTGGCCCGCGCCGAGCGGGCCTGCCTCGCCGACGCCGATGCCCGGGCCCGCCGCCGCGAGCGGGACCGGCAGCGCCGCGCGGCCGAGGACGTCCGGTTCACCGCCGCCTTCGCGGCCGAGATCCGGCGCCTGTTCCCCGGCTGCCCGGCCGACCGGGCCCAGGCGATCGCCGCCCACGCCTCGCTGCGCGGCAGCGGCCGGGTCGGGCGTACCGCCGCCGGCCGGGCGCTCGACGAGCAGGCCGTGTCGGTCGCGGTGCGGGCCGCGGTGCGGCACACCGACACCGAGTACGACGCGCTGCTGATGGCGGGGGTGCCCCGGTTCGCGGCCCGGGCCCGGCTGGCGGCGCGGATCGACGCGATCCTCGACGGCTGGCGTACGGGGGGCGTCAGCTGA
- a CDS encoding cupin domain-containing protein: MGGRQATVRRPGAAAAARETGPSGLTGREVVIAPGGCTGWHYHHVPLMAVVKSGTLTRILSDGTVEVHPAGATFVEPAGAGHVHLGRNLGTRPVVLQITCALTEDDPWSVAAPAPRGAVPCGCPQDPRCTAQTSRRISPRTR; this comes from the coding sequence ATGGGTGGACGACAGGCGACGGTACGGCGCCCCGGAGCCGCGGCGGCGGCGCGCGAGACGGGGCCCTCGGGCCTCACCGGCCGGGAGGTCGTCATAGCCCCCGGCGGCTGCACGGGATGGCACTACCACCACGTCCCGCTGATGGCGGTGGTCAAGTCCGGGACCCTCACCCGCATCCTGTCCGACGGCACCGTGGAGGTGCACCCGGCCGGCGCCACCTTCGTCGAACCGGCCGGTGCCGGCCACGTACACCTCGGCCGCAACCTCGGGACCCGGCCCGTCGTCCTCCAGATCACCTGCGCCCTCACCGAGGACGACCCCTGGTCGGTGGCCGCCCCGGCCCCCCGGGGCGCCGTGCCCTGCGGCTGTCCCCAGGACCCCCGGTGCACCGCTCAGACGAGCCGGCGTATCTCCCCGCGCACCCGGTAG
- a CDS encoding WGR domain-containing protein translates to MARETTYLELSQEDGAAHKFYEVTVDGVSVSVRYGRIGAVGQLQSSSFPTAEKARAAAAKKIGEKVRKGYAPAVRGARAARSVTRRQVASAPSTARAVAPVLWRFRTGSSAFGIHVDEDRCWVGNQAGDVYTLSHGGEVLARYSLPDGVKCLVADEFWIYAGCDDGTVYDLSSKVPFGAYGIAADVDIYWLDIHEGVLNVSDAGGGLTVIDHEDEHQWSRKSSGTGAWMVRADERAVYHGHSAGVTAYAADGTGQLWHTATPGGVLFGWQEEHAVYAGTVRNTVQRLSKATGRVEASYPCDAAVYSCATSPDGRHVFAGDSSSSVYCFDADGRRLWKLGTGGGSALSMQYLDERLYLVTTDGSLVCVDASGAAIAAAQQGSVPTAVDVKSAAALPVFTPAASASAVATVSVAAVPAGGVVVECVQQGGRMRVQVVSDGFEHGWNVQFPRGIREAGARYVVDGLHAASGGFYRVRGEIRRLV, encoded by the coding sequence ATGGCTCGGGAGACGACGTATCTGGAGCTGTCGCAGGAGGACGGCGCGGCGCACAAGTTCTACGAGGTGACCGTGGACGGCGTGAGCGTCTCGGTGCGCTACGGCCGCATCGGCGCGGTCGGCCAGCTGCAGAGCTCCTCGTTCCCGACGGCCGAGAAGGCCCGCGCGGCGGCCGCCAAGAAGATCGGCGAGAAGGTCCGCAAGGGGTACGCGCCGGCGGTGCGGGGGGCGCGCGCCGCCCGGTCGGTGACGCGGCGGCAGGTGGCGTCGGCTCCGTCCACGGCCCGCGCGGTGGCGCCGGTGCTGTGGCGCTTCCGGACCGGCTCCTCGGCCTTCGGGATCCACGTGGACGAGGACCGCTGCTGGGTGGGCAACCAGGCGGGGGACGTCTACACGCTGAGCCACGGCGGCGAGGTGCTGGCCCGCTACTCCCTGCCGGACGGGGTGAAGTGCCTGGTGGCGGACGAGTTCTGGATATACGCGGGTTGTGACGACGGCACGGTGTACGACCTGTCGTCGAAGGTGCCGTTCGGGGCGTACGGGATAGCCGCGGACGTGGACATCTACTGGCTCGACATCCACGAGGGTGTGCTCAACGTCTCCGACGCGGGCGGCGGCCTGACGGTCATCGACCACGAGGACGAGCACCAGTGGTCGCGGAAGTCCTCCGGTACCGGTGCCTGGATGGTCCGGGCGGACGAGCGGGCCGTCTACCACGGGCACAGCGCCGGTGTGACGGCGTACGCGGCCGACGGCACGGGGCAGTTGTGGCACACCGCGACGCCCGGCGGGGTGCTGTTCGGCTGGCAGGAGGAGCACGCGGTGTACGCGGGCACGGTGCGCAACACCGTGCAGCGCCTGTCGAAGGCGACGGGGCGGGTCGAGGCCTCGTACCCGTGCGACGCGGCGGTGTACTCGTGCGCGACGTCCCCGGACGGCCGGCACGTCTTCGCCGGCGACTCCTCCTCGTCGGTGTACTGCTTCGACGCGGACGGGCGCCGGCTGTGGAAGCTGGGCACCGGCGGGGGTTCGGCCCTGTCGATGCAGTACCTGGACGAGCGGCTGTACCTGGTCACCACGGACGGGTCGCTGGTGTGCGTGGACGCGAGCGGTGCGGCCATCGCCGCGGCCCAGCAGGGTTCGGTCCCGACCGCGGTGGACGTGAAGTCGGCGGCCGCGCTGCCGGTGTTCACCCCGGCGGCGTCCGCGTCGGCGGTGGCCACGGTCTCGGTGGCCGCGGTGCCGGCCGGCGGTGTGGTGGTGGAGTGCGTCCAGCAGGGCGGGCGGATGCGGGTGCAGGTGGTCTCGGACGGCTTCGAGCACGGCTGGAACGTGCAGTTCCCGCGCGGGATCCGGGAGGCGGGCGCCCGGTACGTGGTGGACGGGCTGCACGCGGCGAGCGGGGGCTTCTACCGGGTGCGCGGGGAGATACGCCGGCTCGTCTGA
- a CDS encoding uridine kinase: MKLEAITWQRMAERLAGHLGAPAAGDTWQRVGIDGAPAADTGVLAEELAGALRSRGRAVLVVAAGGFLRPASLRFEYGREDVDAYLQGWYDTGALWREVFGPTDPGGSGRVLPDLWDPVTDRATRSPYTELPPGAVVIVHGPLLLGHWFPFDLSVHVSLSAGALGRRTPEAERWTLPAFARYARDTDPASAADVLVRADDPLHPAWTGLPPT, encoded by the coding sequence GTGAAGCTGGAAGCGATCACCTGGCAGCGGATGGCCGAGCGGCTCGCCGGCCACCTCGGCGCGCCCGCGGCGGGCGACACCTGGCAACGGGTCGGCATCGACGGCGCGCCCGCGGCCGACACCGGGGTCCTGGCGGAGGAACTGGCCGGGGCGCTGCGCTCGCGCGGCCGGGCGGTGCTCGTGGTGGCCGCCGGGGGGTTCCTGCGGCCGGCCTCGCTGCGGTTCGAGTACGGGCGCGAGGACGTGGACGCGTACCTCCAGGGCTGGTACGACACGGGCGCGCTGTGGCGCGAGGTGTTCGGCCCGACGGACCCCGGGGGCAGCGGGCGGGTCCTGCCCGACCTGTGGGACCCCGTCACCGACCGGGCCACCCGCAGCCCGTACACCGAACTCCCGCCGGGCGCGGTGGTGATCGTGCACGGGCCGCTGCTGCTGGGGCACTGGTTCCCGTTCGACCTGAGCGTGCACGTCAGCCTCTCGGCGGGGGCGCTGGGGCGGCGGACGCCGGAGGCCGAGCGGTGGACGCTGCCGGCGTTCGCCCGGTACGCGCGGGACACGGACCCGGCCTCCGCGGCCGACGTCCTCGTCCGCGCGGACGACCCCCTCCACCCGGCCTGGACCGGCCTCCCGCCGACCTAG
- a CDS encoding carbohydrate kinase family protein produces the protein MTAAPAALPGALLVVGDVVTDVVAVHREPLAPATDTAARIRTLPGGAGANAACWAARTGTAEVRLLARVGSESARWHERALVDAGVRPRLVVDPAEPTGTVVALVGEDAERTFLTDSGASLRLCPADWVPALLDGAGHLHLSGYLFFSECSRELALVALRAARTRGVPVSVDPASAGFLAELGPDRFLAAVAGAGVLLPNEDEARLLAGVGEPARAAEELSRRVPLVVVTRGPGGAIVAEGGRITAEVEAEPAEAVDTTGAGDAFAGGFLAARLAGATAADSARAGCRAAAAAVARLGGRP, from the coding sequence ATGACGGCGGCGCCGGCGGCACTGCCGGGGGCGCTGCTGGTGGTCGGCGACGTGGTGACGGACGTGGTGGCGGTGCACCGCGAGCCGCTGGCCCCGGCCACCGACACCGCCGCCCGCATCCGCACCCTCCCCGGCGGGGCCGGGGCCAACGCCGCCTGCTGGGCGGCCCGTACGGGCACGGCGGAGGTGCGCCTGCTCGCGCGGGTGGGCTCCGAGTCGGCCCGCTGGCACGAGCGGGCGCTGGTCGACGCGGGGGTACGGCCCCGGCTGGTGGTGGACCCGGCGGAGCCGACCGGGACGGTGGTGGCGCTGGTCGGCGAGGACGCGGAGCGGACCTTCCTGACCGACAGCGGGGCCTCGCTGCGGCTGTGCCCCGCCGACTGGGTGCCGGCGCTGCTGGACGGTGCCGGGCACCTGCACCTGTCGGGCTACCTGTTCTTCTCGGAGTGCAGCCGGGAGCTGGCCCTGGTCGCGCTGCGGGCCGCCCGGACCCGGGGGGTGCCGGTGAGCGTCGACCCGGCCTCGGCGGGGTTCCTGGCCGAGCTGGGCCCCGACCGCTTCCTGGCCGCCGTGGCGGGGGCGGGCGTGCTCCTGCCGAACGAGGACGAGGCCCGGCTGCTGGCGGGGGTCGGGGAACCGGCCCGGGCGGCGGAGGAGCTGAGCCGGCGGGTGCCGCTGGTGGTGGTGACCCGGGGTCCGGGCGGCGCGATCGTCGCCGAGGGCGGGCGGATCACCGCCGAGGTCGAGGCGGAGCCGGCGGAGGCGGTGGACACCACGGGCGCCGGGGACGCGTTCGCGGGCGGCTTCCTGGCGGCCCGCCTCGCGGGGGCGACCGCCGCGGACTCCGCCCGCGCCGGCTGCCGCGCGGCTGCCGCCGCCGTGGCCCGACTGGGGGGCCGGCCGTAG
- a CDS encoding pseudouridine-5'-phosphate glycosidase, whose product MPQHRASEIPVLSPEVREALAARRPVVALESTIIAHGLPRPRNLEVGLELEELVRSEGAVPATVAVVDGVPRAGLDKAALERIAAGEGVRKLGHRDLAPALAAGATGATTVSATAFLAARAGLRVFATGGLGGVHRQWTLSQDESADLSLLARTRITVVCAGVKSILDVPATLQRLETLGVGVVGYRTKRFPGFYLADSGEPVDWTVEEPQEVAAVMAAQDAVGGPESALLVANPVAEAEQLDPALHDRVLAEALAECRERGITGQAVTPFLLGFLVRATGGASLEANLAAVRGNVRLGARIARAWAARA is encoded by the coding sequence ATGCCACAGCACAGAGCATCCGAGATCCCGGTCCTGTCGCCAGAGGTGCGCGAGGCGCTCGCCGCGCGCCGGCCCGTCGTCGCCCTGGAGTCGACGATCATCGCGCACGGCCTGCCGCGCCCCCGCAATCTGGAGGTGGGGCTGGAACTGGAGGAACTGGTCCGGTCGGAGGGCGCCGTTCCGGCGACCGTGGCCGTGGTGGACGGGGTGCCGCGGGCGGGCCTGGACAAGGCCGCGCTGGAGCGGATCGCCGCGGGTGAGGGGGTGCGCAAGCTGGGCCACCGGGACCTCGCGCCCGCCCTCGCGGCGGGGGCGACCGGGGCGACGACGGTGTCGGCGACGGCCTTCCTGGCCGCGCGGGCGGGGCTGCGGGTGTTCGCGACGGGCGGGCTGGGCGGCGTACACCGTCAGTGGACGCTCTCGCAGGACGAGTCGGCGGACCTGTCGCTGCTCGCCCGGACCCGGATCACGGTCGTGTGCGCGGGGGTGAAGTCGATCCTGGACGTGCCGGCCACGCTCCAGCGCCTGGAGACGCTCGGGGTCGGCGTCGTCGGCTACCGGACGAAGCGGTTCCCCGGCTTCTACCTGGCCGACTCGGGAGAGCCGGTCGACTGGACGGTGGAGGAGCCGCAGGAGGTGGCGGCGGTGATGGCCGCTCAGGACGCCGTCGGAGGGCCGGAGTCGGCGCTGCTGGTCGCCAACCCGGTGGCCGAGGCGGAGCAGCTGGATCCGGCGCTGCACGACCGGGTCCTGGCCGAGGCGCTGGCCGAGTGCCGGGAGCGGGGCATCACGGGGCAGGCGGTGACGCCGTTCCTGCTGGGGTTCCTGGTGCGGGCGACGGGCGGTGCGTCGCTGGAGGCGAACCTGGCGGCGGTACGCGGCAACGTACGGCTCGGCGCGCGGATCGCGCGGGCCTGGGCGGCCCGCGCATGA
- a CDS encoding class I SAM-dependent methyltransferase, with product MDTRTFYDELAPRYDLMYADWDASIARQGRALDALLTASLGPGPHTVLDSACGIGTQALGLAGLGHRVTGTDLSPLAAARAAREAAARGLTLPVAAADMRALPFPDASFDAVVCADNALPHLLTAEDVGAALAESRRVLRPGGLLLLSTRPYGELRRTRPASQAPYVRTGPEGRTVTFQLWHWHADGERYDVELFQLLPSGEGWSTTTSSATYWALPEEETSAYVRRAGFGEPVWHSAEDTGFHQPVLGARRPVVRTRSTE from the coding sequence ATGGACACCCGGACCTTCTACGACGAACTCGCCCCGCGCTACGACCTCATGTACGCGGACTGGGACGCGAGCATCGCCCGCCAGGGACGTGCTCTGGACGCCCTGCTCACCGCCTCGCTCGGCCCGGGGCCGCACACCGTGCTCGACAGCGCCTGCGGCATCGGGACCCAGGCGCTGGGCCTGGCGGGCCTGGGCCACCGGGTCACCGGCACCGACCTCAGCCCGCTCGCCGCGGCCCGTGCCGCGCGCGAGGCGGCCGCCCGCGGTCTGACGCTGCCGGTCGCCGCCGCGGACATGCGCGCGCTGCCCTTCCCCGACGCCTCCTTCGACGCCGTCGTGTGCGCCGACAACGCGCTCCCGCACCTGCTGACCGCCGAGGACGTGGGCGCCGCACTGGCCGAAAGCCGCCGGGTGCTGCGCCCCGGCGGGCTGCTGCTGCTCTCCACCCGTCCCTATGGCGAGCTGCGCCGGACCCGGCCCGCGAGCCAGGCCCCGTACGTGCGGACCGGACCGGAGGGGCGCACCGTCACCTTCCAGCTGTGGCACTGGCACGCCGACGGCGAGCGCTACGACGTGGAGCTGTTCCAGCTGCTGCCGTCCGGCGAGGGCTGGAGCACGACGACGTCGAGCGCCACGTACTGGGCGCTGCCCGAGGAGGAGACGTCGGCGTACGTGCGGCGGGCGGGCTTCGGCGAGCCGGTCTGGCACTCCGCCGAGGACACCGGCTTCCACCAGCCGGTCCTCGGCGCGCGCCGGCCGGTGGTGCGGACGCGCTCGACGGAATGA
- a CDS encoding cupin domain-containing protein, with amino-acid sequence MSTSDHSAPASFAVSVADVPDAELEAEELDPAQIVSGTPAVTGKVLWESADGSQIRGIWQITPGVVTDTEADELFVVVSGRATIEVEGGATFEVGPGSVCVLREGDRTTWTVHETLRKAYHINC; translated from the coding sequence ATGAGCACCAGTGACCACAGCGCCCCCGCCTCCTTCGCCGTGTCCGTCGCGGACGTCCCCGACGCCGAGCTGGAGGCCGAGGAGCTCGATCCCGCGCAGATCGTCTCCGGCACCCCGGCCGTGACCGGCAAGGTGCTGTGGGAGTCGGCGGACGGCTCTCAGATCCGGGGGATCTGGCAGATCACCCCCGGGGTGGTCACCGACACCGAGGCCGACGAACTGTTCGTGGTGGTCAGCGGCCGCGCCACCATCGAGGTCGAGGGCGGCGCGACGTTCGAGGTGGGTCCGGGTTCGGTCTGCGTGCTGCGCGAGGGCGACCGGACCACCTGGACGGTCCACGAGACGCTGCGCAAGGCCTACCACATCAACTGCTGA
- a CDS encoding MFS transporter, with the protein MSTSPDAAPGTALGSGGAAAPVDAADLPRLQRRTSAVLMASQILGGLGVPISIALAPVLATEISGTEALSGFASTAAVIGTALVSLPLAALMTARGRRPGLVVAYAIGTLGAALVVLAASVRSFPLLMLGMAAFGAASSANLQARFAAADLAAPDRRARAISLVVWSSTLGAVLGPNLSAPASDSFAGTSIPQTAGPFVWAGAVFVLTGTLLAVFLRPDPLLTARALAGAGEQSRQARSLRAGLAAVKASPRARLALLTVAVSHTAMVSIMVMTPMDLSHHGAGLRLVGLVISGHIAGMFAFSPVMGWLADRLGRLSVIGLAAGLLSLAALLAGTAHGNHAQSAAGLFLLGLGWSAGMVSGSALLTDSVPQAARAAVQGLSDLTMNTAAGVGGAAAGLVMSQAGYGWLNAIGAALLLPMAALALFTARRHPQPAKPGGLSS; encoded by the coding sequence ATGAGCACCTCCCCCGACGCAGCCCCCGGCACCGCCCTCGGCAGCGGCGGCGCGGCCGCGCCGGTCGACGCCGCCGACCTGCCCCGGCTCCAGCGCCGGACGTCCGCGGTGCTCATGGCCAGCCAGATCCTGGGCGGCCTGGGCGTGCCGATCAGCATCGCCCTGGCCCCCGTGCTGGCCACCGAGATCAGCGGCACCGAGGCCCTGTCCGGCTTCGCCTCCACCGCCGCGGTGATCGGCACCGCCCTGGTCTCCCTGCCACTCGCCGCCCTGATGACCGCGCGCGGACGCCGCCCGGGGCTCGTGGTGGCGTACGCCATCGGCACGCTCGGCGCGGCCCTGGTGGTCCTGGCCGCCTCGGTCAGGAGCTTCCCGCTGCTGATGCTCGGCATGGCCGCCTTCGGCGCGGCCTCCTCCGCCAACCTCCAGGCCCGCTTCGCCGCCGCCGACCTCGCCGCGCCCGACCGGCGGGCCCGCGCGATCTCGCTCGTCGTCTGGTCCTCCACCCTGGGCGCGGTGCTCGGGCCCAACCTCTCCGCCCCCGCCAGCGACAGCTTCGCCGGCACCTCCATACCCCAGACGGCGGGCCCCTTCGTGTGGGCCGGCGCCGTCTTCGTCCTCACCGGCACGCTGCTCGCGGTGTTCCTGCGGCCCGACCCGCTGCTGACCGCCCGGGCCCTGGCCGGGGCCGGGGAACAGTCCCGTCAGGCCCGCTCGCTGCGCGCCGGCCTGGCCGCCGTCAAGGCCTCGCCGCGGGCCAGGCTCGCGCTGCTGACCGTTGCCGTGTCCCACACCGCCATGGTCTCGATCATGGTGATGACGCCGATGGACCTCAGCCACCACGGCGCCGGCCTGCGCCTCGTCGGCCTGGTGATCAGCGGCCACATCGCGGGCATGTTCGCCTTCTCCCCCGTCATGGGCTGGCTCGCCGACCGCCTCGGCCGGCTGTCCGTGATCGGGCTCGCGGCCGGCCTGCTCTCCCTCGCCGCTCTGCTCGCCGGCACCGCCCACGGGAACCACGCCCAGAGCGCGGCCGGGCTCTTCCTGCTCGGGCTCGGCTGGTCCGCCGGCATGGTCTCCGGCTCGGCGCTGCTGACCGACTCGGTGCCGCAGGCCGCACGGGCCGCCGTACAGGGCCTGAGCGACCTGACGATGAACACCGCCGCCGGTGTCGGCGGGGCCGCCGCCGGGCTGGTCATGTCCCAGGCCGGCTACGGCTGGCTCAACGCGATCGGTGCGGCGCTCCTGCTGCCCATGGCGGCGCTCGCCCTGTTCACCGCCCGCCGCCACCCCCAGCCGGCGAAGCCGGGGGGCCTCAGCAGTTGA